In one window of Microbacterium natoriense DNA:
- a CDS encoding hydrolase: MQTLPHEDGTVIGGFTDHHVHLQLVDHTLLAGSRLGRVVDLGGNPRFVSSLRSSLNDQSHVRRTSIEFAGAFLTAVGGYPSDRSWAPAGSFREIADRADAASAVAEMADAGASRIKVASNSTAGPVFDDDMFRAIVGLSAARGLPVVAHAEGVGEAQRTVRLGAAILAHAPFTERLSDHEIGEQAASVSWISTLSIHDEAALATAIDNVRRFHAAGGAVLYGTDMGNGPTPVDLNRYEIDALREAGIDGADLLRTLDPVDPSHPASVRLLLPAGDADPFHAQILKV, from the coding sequence ATGCAGACCCTCCCGCACGAGGATGGCACGGTGATCGGCGGCTTCACCGATCACCACGTGCATCTGCAGCTCGTCGACCACACCCTGCTGGCCGGATCGCGGCTCGGGAGGGTCGTCGATCTGGGCGGGAATCCGCGTTTCGTCTCGTCGCTGCGCTCCTCGCTCAACGACCAGTCACACGTCCGCAGAACGTCGATCGAGTTCGCCGGCGCGTTCCTCACTGCGGTCGGCGGCTATCCCTCCGACCGCTCCTGGGCACCCGCAGGCTCGTTCCGCGAGATCGCGGACAGAGCGGATGCCGCATCCGCCGTCGCCGAGATGGCGGATGCCGGCGCCTCCCGCATCAAGGTCGCGAGCAACAGCACCGCCGGGCCCGTCTTCGACGACGACATGTTCCGCGCCATCGTCGGACTCTCCGCGGCACGCGGCCTGCCGGTCGTCGCCCACGCGGAGGGCGTCGGCGAGGCACAGCGCACCGTCCGCCTGGGGGCCGCGATCCTCGCGCACGCTCCCTTCACCGAGCGGCTCTCGGACCACGAGATCGGAGAGCAGGCGGCATCCGTCTCCTGGATCTCGACCCTCTCGATCCACGACGAAGCCGCCCTGGCGACCGCGATCGACAACGTCCGCCGCTTCCACGCGGCGGGCGGCGCCGTGCTGTACGGCACCGACATGGGCAACGGTCCGACTCCGGTCGATCTGAATCGCTACGAGATCGACGCGCTGCGCGAGGCCGGCATCGACGGCGCCGACCTGCTGCGGACCCTCGATCCCGTCGATCCCTCCCATCCGGCATCCGTCCGCCTGCTCCTCCCCGCCGGCGATGCCGACCCGTTCCACGCACAGATCCTGAAGGTGTGA
- a CDS encoding PaaX family transcriptional regulator translates to MTPVFDDIDARPGSTASLLRTFVGLYLRRLGGWISASALVSLAGSLGIPESQARTGVTRLKQKGLLLAERDGVPGYLLNPEAVPMLERGDRRIFEMREMTDADTWCLVSFSIPESARNVRHQLRKRLQFIGAGVVSSALWICPGHLQGEVEQILDDLDARPWATLFSAAAPVPSGSLVEAAADWWDLTALRAAHESFQTSLSTLPEEPFAAYVHLIDRWRVLPYTDPGLPPAMLPADWPGASSFRAFARLATENAGPAWERVEAATR, encoded by the coding sequence ATGACCCCCGTCTTCGATGACATCGACGCGCGCCCTGGCAGCACCGCCTCGCTTCTGCGGACTTTCGTCGGCCTGTATCTGCGCCGGCTCGGCGGGTGGATCTCAGCGTCCGCGCTGGTCTCCCTGGCGGGTTCGCTCGGAATCCCCGAGTCGCAGGCACGCACCGGCGTCACCAGACTCAAGCAGAAGGGCCTGCTGCTCGCCGAGCGCGACGGCGTTCCCGGGTACCTGCTGAACCCCGAGGCCGTGCCCATGCTGGAGCGCGGCGATCGACGCATCTTCGAGATGCGCGAGATGACGGATGCCGACACGTGGTGCCTCGTGTCGTTCTCGATTCCGGAGAGCGCCAGGAACGTGCGCCATCAGCTGCGCAAGCGGCTGCAGTTCATCGGGGCGGGAGTCGTGTCATCCGCTCTGTGGATCTGCCCCGGTCATCTGCAGGGCGAGGTGGAGCAGATCCTCGACGACCTCGATGCGCGACCCTGGGCGACCCTGTTCTCCGCGGCTGCCCCGGTGCCGTCCGGCTCGCTCGTCGAGGCCGCGGCCGACTGGTGGGATCTGACCGCGCTCCGCGCCGCGCACGAGAGCTTCCAGACGTCCCTCTCGACTCTGCCGGAGGAGCCGTTCGCCGCGTACGTCCATCTGATCGACCGCTGGCGCGTGCTGCCCTACACCGACCCTGGACTGCCGCCGGCGATGCTCCCGGCCGATTGGCCGGGAGCATCGAGCTTCCGCGCGTTCGCGCGGCTTGCGACAGAGAACGCGGGCCCCGCGTGGGAACGGGTTGAGGCGGCTACCCGCTGA
- a CDS encoding carboxylate-amine ligase, giving the protein MSARFGVEEEFVVLDRQTLAPIGMDHGARERITGRRGGGEVMPEYLTCQLECATSPAETRAEAGEQLTRMRALLAVHAAQQGAIAASSATPFIAAGGFVVSTSTHYDEVADQLGEITRDHEVNGLHVHVEVPDDEERVRALNRVREWLPTLLALTGNGPYAHGRHSGFSSWRSILIRRLPSSWCPPRFHDLDDYTARMDRLVALGAIGDAASIAWAARLSRRFPTVEVRVFDAQLTTDDTLFAAALARALILSEPASARPAEPDAIDASMWTAARRGTQSRVIDPTTGEVGPFWEVASAMLAHTRPVLADLGDEEFAVEQFARIRADGTGAERQERAYQRGGVAGLRDLYLSGMSA; this is encoded by the coding sequence ATGTCCGCGCGCTTCGGCGTCGAGGAGGAGTTCGTCGTCCTCGATCGTCAGACCCTCGCACCGATCGGGATGGATCACGGAGCGCGCGAACGCATCACGGGCCGCCGCGGTGGCGGTGAGGTGATGCCGGAGTATCTGACCTGTCAGCTCGAGTGCGCCACCAGTCCCGCCGAGACGCGAGCGGAGGCCGGGGAGCAGTTGACGAGGATGCGGGCCCTGCTCGCCGTTCACGCCGCTCAGCAGGGAGCGATCGCTGCCTCGTCCGCGACGCCGTTCATCGCTGCCGGCGGGTTCGTCGTGTCGACCTCGACGCACTACGACGAGGTCGCAGATCAGCTCGGCGAGATCACACGAGATCATGAGGTCAACGGCCTGCACGTCCACGTGGAGGTGCCGGACGACGAGGAGCGCGTGCGCGCTCTCAATCGCGTGAGGGAGTGGCTTCCGACGCTGCTGGCGCTCACCGGAAACGGTCCGTACGCGCACGGCAGGCACTCCGGGTTCTCGAGCTGGCGCAGCATCCTCATCCGCCGCCTGCCCTCGTCGTGGTGTCCGCCGCGATTCCACGACCTCGACGACTACACCGCGCGTATGGATCGTCTGGTGGCGCTGGGCGCCATCGGCGACGCGGCCTCGATCGCCTGGGCGGCGCGACTCTCCCGGCGTTTCCCCACCGTCGAGGTCCGGGTGTTCGACGCACAGCTCACGACCGATGACACCCTGTTCGCCGCCGCGCTCGCGCGAGCGCTGATCCTCTCGGAACCGGCGAGCGCACGCCCCGCCGAACCCGACGCCATCGACGCATCGATGTGGACCGCCGCGCGGCGAGGCACGCAGTCACGTGTGATCGACCCGACCACCGGCGAGGTGGGCCCGTTCTGGGAGGTGGCCTCGGCCATGCTCGCTCATACGCGACCCGTACTCGCCGACCTCGGGGACGAGGAATTCGCGGTCGAGCAGTTCGCACGCATCCGTGCCGACGGCACGGGTGCCGAACGCCAGGAGCGCGCCTATCAGCGCGGCGGCGTGGCGGGCCTGCGCGACCTGTACCTCTCCGGCATGAGCGCCTGA
- a CDS encoding amidase yields the protein MFNVHEASIADLRRALESGRTTAVELVEAYRARIAAYDAPGTVTALNAVVVHNPDARAEAEASDARRAAGQTRGPLDGIPYTAKDSYLVTGLTAASGSPAFRDLVAQRDAFTIERLRAGGAICLGLTNMPPMANGGMQRGVYGRAESPYNAGFLTAPFASGSSNGSGTATAASFAAFGLGEETWSSGRGPATNNALCAYTPSRGVISTRGNWPLVPTMDVVVPHARTMADLLEILDVIVADDAETRGDFWRSQPWVPLPSASDIRPGSYPALAASASLSGARIGIPRMYINADPDAGNAENPGIGGPTGQRIETRASVIERWEAARRDLEAAGATVVEVDFPVVSNYEGDRPGAPTIATRGLVSPEYLRREIVDLSAWGWEDFLQANGDLDLSTLADVDGAAIFPHPAGALPDRYTGFDDDIAEYPGWVREHPGIGFLDMPELEGGLRGLEETRRVDLEEWMDSLGLDTVVFPAVADVGPADMDVNEASADLGWRNGTWIANGNLAVRHLGIPTVTVPMGLMADIGMPIGLTFAGRAYDDVKLLALAAAFEAAGAPGSRRTPPPRTPAL from the coding sequence ATGTTCAACGTGCATGAAGCCTCCATCGCCGATCTGCGGCGCGCGCTCGAATCGGGTCGGACCACGGCGGTCGAACTCGTCGAGGCGTACCGGGCCCGCATCGCCGCCTACGACGCACCCGGCACCGTGACCGCGCTGAACGCCGTCGTGGTGCACAACCCCGACGCACGCGCCGAAGCCGAAGCGTCCGATGCCCGCCGTGCGGCCGGCCAGACGCGCGGCCCGCTCGACGGCATCCCTTACACCGCCAAGGACAGCTACCTGGTCACGGGGCTCACGGCCGCATCCGGCAGCCCCGCTTTCCGGGACCTCGTGGCGCAGCGCGACGCCTTCACGATCGAGCGCCTCCGCGCCGGAGGAGCGATCTGCCTGGGTCTGACGAACATGCCGCCCATGGCCAACGGCGGCATGCAGCGCGGCGTCTACGGTCGCGCGGAGAGCCCGTACAACGCCGGCTTCCTCACCGCCCCCTTCGCATCGGGCTCGTCGAACGGGTCCGGCACCGCGACGGCGGCCAGCTTCGCGGCCTTCGGCCTCGGCGAGGAGACGTGGTCGAGCGGCCGGGGACCTGCGACGAACAACGCGCTGTGCGCCTACACGCCCTCGCGCGGCGTCATCTCGACGCGCGGCAACTGGCCGCTCGTGCCCACGATGGACGTCGTGGTGCCGCACGCGCGCACCATGGCCGATCTGCTCGAGATCCTCGACGTGATCGTCGCCGACGACGCCGAGACCCGAGGCGACTTCTGGCGCTCGCAGCCGTGGGTTCCGCTGCCGTCGGCATCCGACATCCGCCCTGGCTCCTACCCGGCCCTCGCGGCATCTGCGTCGCTGAGCGGCGCCCGCATCGGCATCCCGCGCATGTACATCAACGCGGATCCGGATGCCGGCAACGCCGAGAATCCCGGCATCGGCGGGCCGACCGGGCAGCGCATCGAGACGCGGGCGTCGGTGATCGAGCGCTGGGAAGCTGCGCGCCGCGACCTCGAAGCGGCCGGCGCAACGGTCGTCGAGGTCGATTTCCCCGTCGTCTCGAACTACGAGGGCGACCGCCCGGGGGCTCCGACGATCGCGACCCGCGGTCTGGTGTCTCCCGAGTATCTGAGGCGCGAGATCGTCGACCTGTCGGCATGGGGCTGGGAGGACTTCCTGCAGGCCAACGGCGACCTTGACCTCTCGACGCTCGCCGACGTCGACGGCGCCGCGATCTTCCCGCACCCGGCGGGCGCGCTGCCCGACCGCTACACCGGCTTCGACGACGACATCGCCGAGTACCCGGGCTGGGTGCGCGAGCACCCGGGCATCGGATTCCTCGACATGCCGGAGCTCGAGGGCGGGCTGCGCGGTCTGGAGGAGACCCGTCGCGTCGATCTCGAGGAGTGGATGGATTCTCTCGGCCTGGATACCGTCGTCTTCCCCGCCGTCGCCGACGTCGGCCCCGCAGACATGGACGTGAACGAGGCGTCGGCCGATCTCGGCTGGCGCAACGGCACCTGGATCGCGAACGGCAACCTCGCCGTGCGCCATCTCGGCATCCCGACGGTCACGGTGCCGATGGGACTGATGGCCGACATCGGGATGCCGATCGGCCTCACCTTCGCCGGCCGCGCCTACGACGACGTGAAGCTGCTGGCTCTGGCCGCGGCGTTCGAGGCGGCAGGCGCTCCGGGTTCCCGCCGCACTCCCCCGCCCCGCACGCCGGCGCTGTAG
- a CDS encoding FBP domain-containing protein, with amino-acid sequence MRPLDERAIRASFINASRKEVADLNLPVGFADIDFDKLDYLGWVDPKLPRRAYVVARLEDDPVGIFLQRAEQRLAARGQCSWCEDVTLRNDVQLFVARKAGAAGRKGDAVGTLVCAEFGCSRNVRMLPPLAYQGYDRELARDLRILRLQEHVSGFLTEVSG; translated from the coding sequence ATGCGTCCCCTCGACGAGCGCGCCATCCGCGCGTCCTTCATCAACGCCTCCCGCAAAGAGGTCGCAGACCTCAACCTTCCCGTCGGCTTCGCCGACATCGACTTCGACAAGCTCGACTATCTCGGCTGGGTCGATCCCAAGCTGCCCCGCCGCGCCTATGTCGTCGCCCGGCTCGAAGACGACCCCGTCGGCATCTTCCTGCAGCGAGCCGAGCAGCGGCTCGCTGCGCGCGGCCAGTGCTCCTGGTGCGAAGACGTGACGCTCCGCAATGACGTGCAGCTGTTCGTCGCCCGCAAGGCAGGCGCCGCCGGACGCAAGGGCGATGCGGTCGGCACTCTGGTCTGCGCCGAGTTCGGCTGCTCGCGGAACGTCCGGATGCTGCCGCCGCTGGCGTATCAGGGCTACGACCGCGAGCTGGCCAGGGACCTGCGGATCCTGCGCCTGCAGGAGCACGTCTCGGGATTCCTCACGGAGGTCAGCGGGTAG
- a CDS encoding agmatine deiminase family protein — translation MTWRMPAETARHDRIWMAFPAEGQTLGENATEREEGYATWTAVAHAAAEFTPVSMLVDPSELDRARRMLSKTIEIVEAPVDEFWMRDSGPSFVVSDDGRLGAVDWIFNGWGAPEWAQWSKAAQHARIIAGAVGAELVSSVLVNEGGGIHVDGEGTVLLTETVQLDKRRNPFADRQRVEAEMLRTIGATAAVWLPRGLTRDYDDFGTNGHVDIVATLASPGRLLLHEQQNPEHPDFEVSRQLRAHLEQQTDAAGRSFEIIGLPAPATLRDDEGFVDWSYVNHLVTNDGVVACGFGDEQADAAARAILADAYPGRTVVTVDARPLFDRGGGIHCITQQQPSL, via the coding sequence ATGACCTGGCGAATGCCGGCAGAGACCGCCCGCCACGATCGCATCTGGATGGCGTTCCCGGCCGAGGGGCAGACCCTGGGCGAGAACGCAACCGAACGCGAAGAGGGCTACGCCACCTGGACCGCCGTCGCGCACGCCGCCGCCGAGTTCACCCCGGTCTCGATGCTCGTCGACCCGAGCGAGCTCGACAGGGCGCGCCGCATGCTCAGCAAGACGATCGAGATCGTCGAGGCGCCTGTCGACGAGTTCTGGATGCGCGACTCGGGGCCGAGCTTCGTCGTCTCCGACGACGGCCGCCTGGGCGCGGTCGACTGGATCTTCAACGGCTGGGGCGCTCCGGAATGGGCGCAGTGGAGCAAGGCCGCTCAGCACGCCCGCATCATCGCGGGCGCCGTCGGGGCCGAGCTCGTCAGCTCCGTGCTGGTGAACGAGGGCGGCGGCATCCACGTCGACGGGGAGGGCACCGTTCTTCTCACCGAGACCGTGCAGCTCGACAAGCGCCGCAACCCGTTCGCCGACCGGCAGCGGGTTGAGGCCGAGATGCTGCGCACGATCGGCGCGACCGCAGCCGTCTGGCTGCCCAGAGGCCTCACCCGCGACTACGACGACTTCGGCACGAACGGCCACGTCGACATCGTCGCGACCCTCGCCTCCCCCGGCCGCCTGCTGCTGCACGAGCAGCAGAACCCCGAGCATCCCGACTTCGAGGTCAGCCGGCAGCTGCGCGCGCACCTCGAGCAGCAGACGGATGCCGCCGGCCGCAGCTTCGAGATCATCGGGCTCCCCGCACCCGCCACGCTGCGCGACGACGAGGGCTTCGTCGACTGGAGCTATGTCAACCACCTCGTCACGAACGACGGTGTCGTCGCCTGCGGATTCGGCGACGAGCAGGCGGATGCCGCGGCCCGCGCCATCCTCGCCGACGCCTATCCAGGGCGCACCGTCGTCACAGTCGACGCGCGCCCGCTGTTCGACCGCGGGGGCGGCATCCACTGCATCACCCAGCAGCAGCCGTCGCTCTGA
- a CDS encoding tryptophan 2,3-dioxygenase: MSTENERALEDGIVTDLTGRMTYGSYLALDQLLTAQHPVSTPEHHDEMLFIIQHQTTELWLKQLLHELSSARRLLASDDLREALKRVARIKKIQDVMTQQWSILATLTPTEYAQFRGSLGSSSGFQSVQYRAVEFALGNKNEKMLSVFRDHPANLALLTAEWEKPTLYDEFLRYASRRGLPVPAEILDRDVHEPYRETPELVPAIREIYVNPQQHWDLYEACEDLVDLEDNFQFWRFRHLKTVSRTIGMKIGTGGSSGVGFLQRALELTFFPELYTVRTEIGG; this comes from the coding sequence ATGAGCACTGAGAACGAGCGCGCGCTCGAAGACGGCATCGTCACCGACCTGACGGGCCGGATGACCTACGGGTCGTATCTGGCTCTCGATCAGCTGCTCACCGCGCAGCACCCGGTCAGCACCCCCGAGCATCACGACGAGATGCTGTTCATCATCCAGCACCAGACAACCGAGCTCTGGCTCAAGCAGCTGCTGCACGAGCTGTCCTCCGCCCGCCGGCTGCTCGCGAGCGACGATCTGCGAGAAGCGCTCAAGCGGGTCGCCCGCATCAAGAAGATTCAAGACGTGATGACCCAGCAGTGGTCGATCCTGGCGACCCTCACCCCCACCGAGTACGCACAGTTCCGCGGCTCGCTCGGCAGCTCCTCCGGCTTCCAGTCCGTGCAGTACCGCGCGGTCGAGTTCGCCCTCGGCAACAAGAACGAGAAGATGCTCAGCGTCTTCCGCGATCACCCGGCGAACCTCGCGCTGCTGACGGCCGAGTGGGAGAAGCCGACGCTGTACGACGAGTTCCTGCGGTACGCATCGCGCCGCGGCCTGCCGGTGCCCGCCGAGATCCTCGACCGCGACGTGCACGAGCCCTACCGCGAGACCCCCGAGCTCGTGCCCGCGATCCGCGAGATCTACGTGAATCCGCAGCAGCACTGGGACCTGTACGAAGCCTGCGAGGACCTCGTCGACCTCGAGGACAACTTCCAGTTCTGGCGCTTCCGTCATCTCAAGACGGTCTCGCGCACGATCGGCATGAAGATCGGCACCGGCGGGTCGAGCGGCGTCGGTTTCCTGCAGCGCGCGCTCGAGCTGACATTCTTCCCCGAGCTGTACACCGTGCGCACCGAGATCGGCGGCTGA
- a CDS encoding kynureninase, translating into MTDLLTTARALDAADPLGSHLDAFAEMPGVTAYLDGNSLGRPLRDIGEKISDFVRGDWGTRLIRSWDEQWMDLPVALGDRIGAACLGAAAGQTVVADSTTVLLYKLLRSATAERKDRSEIVIERGNFPTDRFVAEGVAAESGMTVRWISADPVQGVQISDIADAVTARTALVVLSHVDYRSGALADMEGITAKVHEAGALMLWDLCHSVGVIPMRLDEWGVDLAVGCTYKYLNGGPGAPAFAYVRAAHHGVLRQPIQGWMGAADVFAMGPAYVPDATIRQFISGTPPVLGMLPMQGMLDRIEQATIEGVRAKSKTLTDLAVQAFDEVLAPLGVRLLSPRDAELRGGHITIGHPDFRAVTQRLWADGVIPDFRFPDGIRLGLSPLSTSHVETVTGVLAVRDALLQGPIQEPTG; encoded by the coding sequence ATGACCGACCTGCTCACGACCGCCCGCGCCCTCGACGCCGCCGACCCGCTGGGCTCGCACCTCGACGCCTTCGCCGAGATGCCCGGTGTCACGGCCTACCTCGACGGCAACTCGCTCGGCCGCCCGCTGCGCGACATCGGCGAGAAGATCTCCGACTTCGTGCGCGGCGATTGGGGCACCCGCCTGATCCGCTCGTGGGACGAGCAGTGGATGGATCTGCCCGTCGCTCTCGGCGACCGCATCGGCGCGGCCTGCCTGGGTGCCGCCGCAGGGCAGACTGTCGTCGCCGACTCGACCACCGTGCTGCTGTACAAGCTCTTGCGCTCGGCCACCGCGGAGCGCAAGGACCGGTCCGAGATCGTGATCGAGCGGGGCAACTTCCCCACCGATCGCTTCGTCGCCGAGGGCGTCGCGGCCGAGTCCGGCATGACCGTGCGATGGATCAGCGCCGATCCGGTGCAGGGCGTGCAGATCTCCGACATCGCCGATGCCGTCACCGCGCGCACGGCTCTCGTGGTGCTCAGCCACGTCGACTATCGTTCGGGTGCCCTCGCCGACATGGAGGGCATCACGGCGAAGGTCCACGAAGCCGGTGCGCTGATGCTGTGGGACCTGTGCCATTCGGTCGGCGTGATTCCGATGCGGCTCGATGAATGGGGCGTCGACCTCGCCGTGGGCTGCACGTACAAGTACCTGAACGGCGGACCGGGCGCCCCGGCCTTCGCCTACGTGCGCGCGGCGCATCACGGCGTGCTTCGTCAGCCGATCCAGGGGTGGATGGGCGCCGCCGACGTGTTCGCGATGGGACCCGCCTACGTCCCCGACGCCACGATCCGCCAGTTCATCAGCGGAACCCCTCCGGTGCTCGGGATGCTGCCCATGCAGGGGATGCTCGACCGCATCGAGCAGGCGACGATCGAGGGCGTCCGTGCCAAGTCGAAGACGCTCACCGATCTCGCAGTGCAGGCCTTCGACGAGGTGCTCGCCCCGCTCGGTGTGCGCCTGCTGAGCCCACGAGATGCAGAACTCCGCGGCGGCCACATCACGATCGGCCATCCCGACTTCCGCGCCGTGACCCAGCGGCTGTGGGCCGACGGCGTGATCCCCGACTTCCGCTTCCCCGACGGCATCCGTCTGGGTCTCTCGCCTCTGAGCACCTCTCACGTCGAGACCGTGACCGGCGTTCTGGCCGTGCGCGATGCGCTGCTCCAGGGACCCATCCAGGAACCCACGGGATGA
- a CDS encoding MFS transporter, with product MASFAPLQRLVIAIAVLASFVTFLDGTVVNVALPAISRELGGGITTQQWVVDSYLITLSALILLAGSVSDAYGRVLVMRIGLIAFGVASVAVAAAPDPLVLIIARALQGAAGALLVPSSLALITATMRADVQSRAIGVWTAFTTAAQLVGPLLGGLFVDYLSWRFVFLINVIPIAVNLVLLARLKLQEHPSGVRVDWWSGALCALGLGAVVFALIEQPTRGWTSPVIWIPGVAGVVLFSGFLWRQQSSTSPLLPVSLFRVRDFAWGNLATLFVYAALSLNGFVVGVYLQQGAGLPATAAGLASLPMTILMILVSSRAGAWAGRLGPRLFMTIGPLIMAVGAVMLLLVSERFDYWWQVLPAMIVMGLGLSLTVAPLTAAILGAIDEAHSGIASAVNNAVARVAGLLVVAMISTIVGGTLNLAGFHSAAIVTAVLLVLGGVVSWIGIRRNPAQEAEATPR from the coding sequence GTGGCTTCTTTCGCTCCTCTGCAGCGGCTCGTGATCGCGATCGCGGTCCTCGCCTCGTTCGTGACCTTCCTCGACGGCACCGTGGTCAACGTGGCCCTGCCCGCGATCAGCCGCGAACTCGGCGGCGGCATCACGACGCAGCAGTGGGTGGTGGATTCCTACCTCATCACCCTGAGCGCACTCATCCTGCTCGCCGGCTCCGTCTCCGACGCATACGGACGAGTGCTCGTGATGCGCATCGGCCTGATCGCCTTCGGCGTCGCCTCCGTCGCGGTGGCCGCAGCCCCCGATCCCCTCGTCCTGATCATCGCGCGCGCTCTGCAGGGCGCGGCCGGAGCCCTGCTCGTTCCGAGCTCGCTCGCCCTGATCACGGCGACCATGCGCGCCGACGTGCAATCGCGGGCGATCGGCGTGTGGACCGCGTTCACGACCGCAGCCCAGCTCGTCGGCCCGCTGCTGGGCGGACTCTTCGTCGACTATCTGTCGTGGCGCTTCGTCTTCCTCATCAACGTGATCCCGATCGCGGTGAACCTCGTGCTGCTCGCCCGGTTGAAGCTGCAGGAGCACCCGAGCGGCGTGCGCGTGGACTGGTGGAGCGGAGCACTGTGCGCCCTGGGTCTCGGTGCCGTCGTGTTCGCGCTCATCGAGCAGCCGACCAGGGGTTGGACGTCGCCGGTCATCTGGATCCCCGGGGTCGCCGGGGTCGTGCTGTTCAGCGGATTCCTCTGGCGGCAGCAGAGCTCGACCTCGCCTCTGCTGCCGGTGTCGCTGTTCCGTGTGCGAGACTTCGCCTGGGGCAACCTCGCGACGCTGTTCGTCTACGCGGCGCTGTCGCTGAACGGTTTCGTGGTGGGTGTGTACCTGCAGCAGGGTGCTGGTCTTCCGGCCACCGCCGCCGGGCTCGCGAGCCTTCCCATGACGATCCTGATGATCCTCGTCAGCTCTCGCGCCGGCGCCTGGGCCGGTCGTCTCGGCCCTCGGCTGTTCATGACCATCGGCCCGCTCATCATGGCGGTGGGCGCAGTGATGCTGCTGCTCGTCTCGGAGCGCTTCGACTACTGGTGGCAGGTGCTCCCGGCGATGATCGTGATGGGCCTCGGCCTGTCGCTCACCGTCGCACCGCTGACGGCGGCGATCCTCGGCGCGATCGACGAGGCGCACTCCGGCATCGCCTCGGCCGTCAACAACGCGGTCGCGCGGGTCGCGGGTCTGCTCGTCGTCGCGATGATCTCGACGATCGTCGGCGGCACCCTGAACCTCGCCGGCTTCCACAGCGCGGCGATCGTGACCGCTGTCCTGCTCGTGCTGGGTGGAGTCGTGTCATGGATCGGCATCCGCCGCAATCCCGCGCAGGAAGCCGAGGCGACACCCCGTTGA
- a CDS encoding DUF7218 family protein has protein sequence MPGRRNNSLKDPKLYEELRDDGASKEKAARISNAAARDGRSAVGRRGGEHGDYEDWTVDELRKRAKELGLHGYSGKRKSELISDLRDH, from the coding sequence ATGCCAGGACGCAGGAACAACTCGTTGAAGGACCCGAAGCTGTACGAGGAACTCCGCGACGACGGTGCCTCCAAGGAGAAGGCCGCACGCATTTCGAATGCCGCAGCGCGAGACGGTCGCAGTGCGGTCGGGCGGCGAGGCGGCGAGCACGGCGACTACGAGGACTGGACCGTCGACGAACTCAGGAAGCGCGCGAAGGAGCTGGGTCTGCACGGCTACAGCGGCAAGCGCAAGTCGGAGCTGATCTCCGACCTGCGGGATCATTAG
- a CDS encoding TetR/AcrR family transcriptional regulator: MNNTSRAAAKRLPPAERERSIVDGAKALACESGIDALTVRAVASRVGVTPALIAHYRPVMDDFVAEVFGEIVAAEREEVLGGFVFSGDLRENLQRLIETLLDDTREDVALVWVQSWSLGARNEALGQRVRHEMDLWQSGLEDVIRRASAGAVDPEPAAWLLLAMVDGMSAHSLVKWTPHDRADLARRTLAAVLG; this comes from the coding sequence ATGAACAACACGTCAAGAGCCGCGGCGAAGCGGCTGCCGCCCGCCGAGCGCGAGCGTTCGATCGTCGACGGCGCCAAGGCGCTGGCGTGCGAGAGCGGCATCGACGCGCTCACCGTGCGCGCCGTAGCGAGCCGCGTGGGAGTGACGCCCGCGCTCATCGCGCACTACCGGCCGGTGATGGACGATTTCGTCGCCGAGGTGTTCGGAGAGATCGTCGCCGCCGAACGCGAAGAGGTTCTGGGCGGCTTCGTCTTCTCGGGGGACCTCCGCGAGAACCTGCAGCGCCTGATCGAGACGCTGCTCGACGACACCCGCGAAGACGTCGCGCTGGTCTGGGTGCAGTCCTGGTCGCTCGGCGCTCGCAACGAGGCGCTCGGGCAGCGGGTCCGTCATGAGATGGATCTCTGGCAGTCCGGACTCGAAGACGTCATCCGCCGCGCATCCGCAGGAGCCGTCGATCCAGAGCCCGCCGCGTGGCTGCTGCTCGCGATGGTCGACGGCATGAGCGCCCACTCGCTGGTCAAGTGGACTCCGCACGACCGGGCCGACCTCGCCCGCCGCACACTCGCAGCCGTCCTCGGCTGA